In Tiliqua scincoides isolate rTilSci1 chromosome 1, rTilSci1.hap2, whole genome shotgun sequence, the following are encoded in one genomic region:
- the CALCRL gene encoding calcitonin gene-related peptide type 1 receptor, which yields METNWITQLLLILAVTLVFVTAVPEMKNFTEELLAMAHENISEEIHSLGVTMNKIMTAQYECYQKIMQTPIRENEAPHCNRTWDGWLCWDNIAVGETAVQDCPDYFQDFDSTEKAFKICEKSGHWFVHPDSNRTWTNYTLCNLGVSDKVQTALNLYYLTIIGHSLSIVSLLISLGIFSYFKSLSCQRITLHKNLFFSFVCNSVVTIIWMTGVASNQQMVASNPVGCKVTQFLHLYLMVCNYFWMLCEGIYLHTLIVVAVFAEKQHLLWYYLLGWGFPFIPACIHAVARIFYYNDNCWISSDTQLLYIIHGPICAALLVNLFFLLNIVRVLITKLKVTHQAESNLYMKAVRATLILVPLLGIEFVLFPWRPEGHIAAEVYDYVMHILMHYQGLLVATIFCFFNGEVQSVLRRHWNQYRIQFEHSFAHSDALRSASYTVSSSITDGQSFTYNHDCNGEHLNGKSYHDMENIAFKAEKLYG from the exons ATGGAGACAAATTGGATCACACAACTGCTGCTCATCTTAGCTGTTACCTTG GTTTTTGTCACAGCAGTGCCAGAAATGAAGAATTTTACAGAAGAACTCCTAGCAATGGCCCATGAGAATATTTCAGAAGAGATCCATTCACTAGGTGTCACAATGAATAAAATAATGACAGCACAGTATGAATGTTACCAGAAGATTATGCAAACTCCCATACGTGAAAATGAAG CTCCTCATTGCAATAGAACGTGGGATGGTTGGTTATGCTGGGATAATATCGCTGTGGGAGAAACAGCAGTGCAGGACTGCCCTGATTACTTTCAGGACTTTGACTCCACAG AAAAAGCTTTCAAGATCTGTGAGAAAAGTGGACACTGGTTTGTACACCCTGACAGCAACAGAACATGGACAAACTACACACTTTGTAATCTGGGAGTCAGCGATAAAGTGCAG ACAGCTCTGAATTTGTATTATCTCACAATCATTGGCCACAGCCTTTCGATAGTTTCACTTTTGATTTCCCTTGGCATCTTCTCCTATTTTAA GAGCCTGAGCTGCCAGAGAATCACTTTGcataaaaatctgtttttttcatttgtttgcaaCTCTGTGGTTACAATTATTTGGATGACAGGCGTGGCTAGCAATCAGCAGATGGTTGCATCTAATCCA gTTGGATGCAAAGTGACTCAATTTTTACATCTATATTTAATGgtctgcaattacttctggatgcTCTGTGAAGGCATTTATCTGCACACTCTCATTGTAGTGGCTGTATTTGCGGAGAAACAGCACCTACTTTGGTATTATCTTCTTGGATGGG GATTTCCATTTATTCCTGCCTGCATCCATGCTGTAGCAAGGATCTTCTATTACAACGACAA ctGCTGGATCAGTTCAGACACACAACTATTGTATATCATCCATGGTCCTATTTGCGCTGCTCTGTTG GTGAATCTCTTTTTTCTGTTGAACATCGTTCGGGTTCTGATCACCAAGCTAAAGGTCACCCACCAGGCAGAATCCAATCTCTACATGAAAGCTGTCAGAGCCACcctcattctggtgccactccttGGCATTGAATTTGTGTTGTTCCCCTGGCGACCAGAGGGCCATATTGCCGCAGAAGTTTATGACTATGTGATGCATATCCTTATGCATTATCAG GGTTTGCTGGTGGCAACAATTTTCTGCTTTTTTAATGGCGAG GTCCAGTCTGTTCTGAGGAGACACTGGAATCAATACAGGATCCAATTTGAGCACAGCTTTGCCCACTCTGATGCTCTTCGCTCAGCTTCCTACACAGTTTCCTCCTCAATCACAGATGGTCAGAGCTTCACCTACAATCACGACTGCAATGGTGAACATTTAAATGGGAAAAGCTACCATGATATGGAAAATATTGCATTTAAAGCTGAAAAGCTATATGGCTGA